In Felis catus isolate Fca126 chromosome E1, F.catus_Fca126_mat1.0, whole genome shotgun sequence, the following proteins share a genomic window:
- the PPP1R9B gene encoding neurabin-2, with protein sequence MMKTEPRGPGGPLRSASPHRSAYEAGIQALKPPDAPGPDEAPKAAHHKKYGSNVHRIKSMFLQMGTTAGPPGEAGGGAGPTEAPRAPERGVRLSLPRASSLNENVDHSALLKLGTSVSERVSRFDSKPAPSAQPAPPPHPPSRLQETRKLFERSVPAAAGGDKEAVARRLLRQERAGLQDRKLDVVVRFNGSTEALDKLDADAVSPTVSQLSAVFEKADSRTGLHRGPGLPRAAAAGVPQVNSKLVSKRSRVFQQPPPPPPPAPSGDAPAEKERGPGGQQPPQHRVAPARPPPKPREVRKIKPVEVEESGESEAEAAPGEVIQAEVTVHAALENGSTLATTASPAPEEQKKAQAAPEEATATVAAPERGVGNGRAPDVAPEEADESKKEDFSEADLVDVSAYSGLGEDSGGSALEEDDEEDEEDGEPPYEPESGCVEIPGLSEEEDPAPSRKIHFSTAPIQVFSTYSNEDYDRRNEDVDPMAASAEYELEKRVERLELFPVELEKDSEGLGISIIGMGAGADMGLEKLGIFVKTVTEGGAAHRDGRIQVNDLLVEVDGTSLVGVTQSFAASVLRNTKGRVRFMIGRERPGEQSEVAQLIQQTLEQERWQREMMEQRYAQYGEDDEETGEYATDEDEELSPTFPGGEMAIEVFELAENEDALSPVDMEPEKLVHKFKELQIKHAVTEAEIQQLKRKLQSLEQEKGRWRVEKAQLEQSVEENKERMEKLEGYWGEAQSLCQAVDEHLRETQAQYQALERKYSKAKRLIKDYQQKEIEFLKKETAQRRVLEESELARKEEMDKLLDKISELEGNLQSLRNSNST encoded by the exons ATGATGAAGACGGAGCCGCGGGGGCCCGGGGGTCCCCTCCGGAGCGCCTCCCCGCACCGCAGCGCCTACGAGGCGGGCATCCAGGCGCTGAAGCCGCCGGACGCGCCCGGGCCCGACGAGGCACCCAAGGCGGCCCACCACAAGAAATATGGCTCCAACGTCCACCGCATCAAAAGTATGTTCCTGCAGATGGGCACGACGGCGGGGCCGCCGGGCGAggcgggcggcggcgcgggccCCACCGAGGCCCCGCGGGCGCCCGAGCGCGGCGTGCGCCTGTCGCTGCCGCGGGCCAGCAGCCTGAACGAGAACGTGGACCACAGCGCCCTGCTCAAGCTGGGCACCAGCGTGTCGGAGCGCGTGAGCCGCTTCGACTCCAAGCCCGCGCCCTCGGCGcagcccgcgccgccgccgcacCCGCCGTCCCGGCTGCAGGAGACGCGGAAGCTGTTCGAACGGAGCGTCCCGGCGGCCGCGGGCGGCGACAAGGAGGCCGTGGCGCGGCGGCTGCTGAGGCAGGAGCGCGCCGGCCTGCAGGACCGGAAGCTGGACGTCGTGGTGCGCTTCAACGGCAGCACCGAGGCGCTGGACAAGCTGGACGCCGACGCCGTGTCGCCGACGGTCAGCCAGCTCAGCGCCGTTTTCGAGAAGGCCGACTCGAGGACCGGCCTCCACCGTGGGCCCGGGCTCCCCAGGGCCGCGGCCGCCGGGGTTCCCCAGGTCAACTCGAAGCTGGTCAGTAAGCGGTCCCGGGTGTtccagcagccgccgccgccgccgccgcccgccccgtCGGGGGATGCACCGGCCGAGAAGGAACGCGGCCCTGGAGGGCAGCAGCCTCCGCAGCACCGAGTGGCCCCTGCCCGGCCGCCCCCCAAGCCCCGGGAGGTGCGCAAGATTAAGCCcgtggaggtggaggagagcgGGGAGTCGGAGGCCGAGGCGGCGCCCGGGGAGGTGATTCAGGCGGAGGTGACGGTCCACGCGGCCCTGGAGAATGGCAGCACCTTGGCAACCACAGCCAGCCCCGCGCCCGAGGAGCAGAAGAAGGCCCAGGCGGCCCCGGAGGAGGCCACGGCGACCGTGGCTGCGCCTGAAAGAGGGGTGGGCAACGGCCGGGCCCCGGACGTGGCCCCCGAGGAGGCGGATGAGTCCAAGAAGGAGGACTTCTCGGAGGCAGACTTAGTGGACGTGAGCGCCTACAGTGGGCTGGGGGAGGACTCTGGGGGCAGTGCCCTGGAGGAGGACGACGAAGAAGACGAGGAGGATGGGGAGCCTCCTTACGAGCCCGAGTCGGGGTGCGTGGAGATCCCGGGGCTCTCGGAAGAAGAGGACCCGGCCCCGAGCCGGAAGATCCATTTCAGCACGGCGCCCATCCAA GTGTTCAGTACCTACTCCAACGAGGACTACGACCGGCGCAACGAGGACGTGGATCCCATGGCCGCCTCCGCCGAGTACGAGCTAGAGAAGCGGGTAGAGAGGCTGGAGCTGTTCCCTGTGGAGCTGGAGAAGG ACTCTGAGGGCCTGGGCATCAGCATCATCGGTATGGGGGCCGGGGCGGACATGGGCCTGGAGAAGCTGGGCATCTTCGTGAAGACCGTGACCGAGGGTGGTGCAGCCCATCGGGACGGCAG GATCCAAGTGAATGATCTCCTTGTGGAGGTGGATGGCACGAGTCTGGTGGGAGTGACCCAGAGCTTTGCAGCCTCCGTGCTCCGGAACACCAAGGGTCGAGTGCG ATTTATGATTGGCCGGGAGCGGCCAGGCGAGCAGAGTGAGGTGGCCCAGCTAATTCAGCAGACCCTGGAACAGGAGCGATGGCAGCGGGAGATGATGGAGCAGAGATACGCCCAGTATGGGGAGGACGACGAGGAG ACAGGAGAATATGCCACCGACGAGGATGAGGAGCTCAGCCCCACGTTCCCGGGGGGCGAGATGGCCATCGAGGTGTTCGAGCTGGCGGAAAACGAGGACGCCTTGTCCCCCGTGGACATGGAGCCCGAGAAGCTGGTGCACAAGTTcaaggag CTCCAGATCAAGCACGCTGTGACTGAGGCAGAGATCCAGCAGCTAAAAAGGAAG ctacagagcctggagcaggagAAGGGGCGGTGGCGGGTGGAGAAGGCCCAGTTGGAGCAGAGCGTGGAGGAGAACAAGGAACGCATGGAGAAGCTGGAGGGCTACTGGGGGGAGGCCCAGAGCCTGTGCCAGGCTGTGGACGAGCACCTGCGGGAGACCCAGGCCCAGTACCAGGCCCTGGAGCGCAAGTACAGCAAGGCCAAACGCCTCATCAAAGACTACCAGCAGAA GGAGATCGAGTTCCTGAAAAAGGAGACCGCACAGCGCCGGGTTCTGGAAGAGTCAGAGCTGGCTaggaaggaggaaatggacaaGCTCCTGGACAAG ATCTCAGAACTGGAAGGAAACCTGCAATCACTGAGGAATTCCAACTCTACTTAA